Part of the Microcoleus sp. AS-A8 genome, CCTGTTTCGCTGTAACTGGGCGAATCTTGACCAATCCAGCGTCCTTCCACCGCCAAATCCATCCGGTAATTCAAGCGGTAGGCAGCGCGGAGTTGGGTCAGGAAGATGGTAGAAGAATTGGAGAAGTTATTAGCTAAATCGGTGTCGCTGTAGCGGACTGCGCCTTTGCCATAAAATTCCCAACGCCAACTGGGGGCAAAAATCGCCTCTCCGGCTAAAAGGTGTTCTGTGGAACCGGTGCCACTGCCAAACAGTAGGGTTTCGGGAATGGTCGAGGGGTTTTTGCGGTACTCATAGCGCATCAGCGCGTTCCAGCGATCGCTATTGGGGTCGCGATAAGCTAAACCTACGCGCAGGTTTGCCGTATCTTTCAACCCTTCAATCAGCTGGTTGGCAAAGTTGGCTTGCTCGTAACGGGCAAGCAGGGTTAAGGAGGGAGAGAGTTTCCCTGCCCCGGCAATGGAAAACACGGTATTGTTGTTGCCGGAACCCATGCGGTGTTCTAAGCGAGCAGAGGCTTTAAAGTCGGGGTTATCGGTATATTCAACGCCGATATTGAACACATCACCCCCCAACAAGGCGAGGGAGGAAGCGGTTTGACCAACGGTATAGGGTTGTGCAAAGCGCACCCCTGCCGCAGTGGGAATCCCGCTGTTGCTAAAGGTATGCTCATAGCCCAGATTTACCAGTAATCCAGGGGAAACGGCCCAACGGTGATTGAGTCCCACTGCCCCCTGTCCGGTTACCCCGTTGAAGCCACTAATCACAGAGTAGCGACCAGTGATGGTGGTGTTATCCCAAATGTTGTGGGACAAAATCGTGTCGAGGCTGGTGATGGAATCGTTGCCCAGAATGCCACCATCAAAGAATTGGTGGGCGAGACGCAGGGTAACCCCTTTGTAAGCTCTCCAATCCATGCCTAAGGTGGTGCGATTGGGGTAGAGGGGGTCATTATCGCCGAGGCTCAGTTCGTTTTGGGCCAGGAACGTCAGGCTTTCACTAATGGGGAGTCCCAGCCGGGAAACCAGTTGGGAGGCGCTACCGGTGAATACATTGCCGACTCGGTCTTCGCGATCACGGTTGACAAAATCAACACTTAATGCTGCATTGCCAATTTTTTGCTGCACTCCCGCGCTGATGGTGGTTAGGGAGTTGTTAACCCCAGTACCCGGAGGGACGGCGACGCCTGGGTTGAACAAATCGAAGAAGTCGGTGCGGACGAGGGGGGAGACACCGAAGTTTTCTTCGTAGTCGTATCCGGCGCGTAAGGTGGTGCTGGAACCGAGAGAATAAGCGATCGCAGCACCGTAGCGAGTTTGTCCAGGCGTAAAGCTGAGGGTGGCATCATTGCTAAAGTTTTCCTCAACGGAGCGGTAATAGGCTCGTCCCAGCAGTCCAGGAAGGATAGTCGCATTCGCCTCTAAGCGATACGCAGAACCGGAGACATTGCCTCGAAACAGGGAGTCATTCTCCGAATGAGCCACTTCCCCAATGATTTGTCCGTTGGTGCCTAGGGCAAGCCGGAAGTCTGCACCATACAGTTCAAAGTCTTGGATTCCCTGTTCTTGGCGCAGGTAGGTTCCAGCAAGCCAGCTTTCTCGCTGGAACGCTTGCGAGAAGTTGTATTGTACGCGCCCTGCATAGAGATTGGTGTCGTCACTCTCAATACCCCCCTCATATTGGTAAGTAACGACAATCCGCCGCACGAGCAGGGTTGAGCCAGCACCGGCCTCACTCAACGGCGCATCAAAAAAGGCAAACTCGGTGGCGAGAACCGGACGGCGAAATAAAATCGTGCCCCGGTCATAATCAATCTCATAATCCGCTCCCCGTCCTAGAGGCTTGCGGGAAATCACCGTACCGGGACGATTGGCTTCTTCGGTTTCGATAAAGATGTTCTCACTTCCCGGCACTAGGCGTCGTCGAGACACGAAGTAATAACCACTGGTGCCATTGGGCGCAATGGTATCCCGCTGGAACCCTTGGAGGTTGCGCGAGAACATGGCGGTGAGTTGCAGGTTGCCAAAGTTGTAATTGCCTTTAAAGCCGTGCAACTGGCGGGTGGTGGCGGTAAACAGTTGGGATTCTCTGGCGAACTCGTTGCTGTTATAGTCTCCCCACATCACATAGTCGGGTTCTTTCCCCAGTCCGGCATTGCGCTCAAAGCGGAGATAAACGCTATCGATGGAGGGGGTAAGGTAATCAACGGTAGAACTATCCCCAGTTACGGGATACTGTTGTTCGCAAAACTGTGGCCCTCGGAACAGACGGGTGATGCCATCACAGGTTTCGTTGAGGTTGCGGCTGCTGTTGTAAGCCCCCGTGAACAGCCACTCGCCAATTCGTCCTGTGGCAAAAACGGCTCCTTGTAAGTCAAATTCCGTGCCGTCGTCGATGGTTTCTGGGTTGAGGAAGTCTCGCCGCCTGCCCCAAAAGTTAGTTCCGGATGGCCCAATTCGCAGGTTAATTACGCCCGAAACCAAGGAGGGGCGTAAATTGGTCACGAATTCCACCTGGGTGTAAGCTTCCAAGGGGGTTTGTGCCACCGCCGCCGGGGAAGCGGCGGAGAGGGGGAGATTCGATGACTCGGAGTAACGTGCTGAAGAATTCCCTGTCTCTCCTTGACTCCTGATTGAACCTTGGGCTGTCCCTATATTCTCTTTTGGCTCGACGAGGGCGGCACGAATTCGCACTTTTTGCGCCTCTAGGCTGGATTGGAGTTGGGCGCTGAATTGTCCTCCCCGTGCCATCACCTGAAAACCGGGTTGGTCTTTGTCTTGGTCGGCACCGACAAACTGCCCTGCTGTCGCGGTCAAGGTGACTAGGCTATCTTCGCTCAAAAGTTGACCCTTTTCATCGGTAATTCGTCCGGAAAGGGTGAGGGTGGAACGACCATCGGCTGACACACGGGGGTCGCCTACGGGAGCAAATTCCAGTTTGAGGGCGGTCTTTTGCACCACAACCTGAATACTCACGGGTGCGCCGTTTCCGGCTTGGACGGTGAGGGTATTGTCGCCCTCTTTTAGGGGGATGTTGTACCAAGCTTGGTTAATCAGGTTTTGTGCCTCATCCCGGTTCTGCTGAGTGGCTGTCTTCGGGTCGAGGGGTTTTTGGTTCACACTGACCTGAACCGAGTCACTGGCGTTGTATTGAATGACGAGGTTCGTAGACGGATTATCGGTAACGCCACTTTGGGGAGTGAGGATGCGAACCGTGCCTGGAGCCAGTCCGGCGGGTGCTGTGGCTGGGGCGTCGTTTTGCTTTAAGGCCAGGGAAGGCGATAGGATTCTGACTCGGTTGGGGTCATCGGTTAGGGTCAGGATAGGCGGTTTTCGAGCAGACTCCCCCAGATTTTCTGGTTGCTCCTCTGCCTGTCTTTCCGATGCTAGGGTGTGTTGGGGTTGTTCTGTGGCTCCGGATTCCTGACTTTTAAGGATTTCGCTTCGGGAAACACTATCCTCTGAAGCGTGAAGTCGTCTATCTGCCTGTCTTTGAGCATCAATTGCTGTAGAGTCTATGTTTAAAGACGGGAGTACAGATGACTCGGCAGAGGCGTTTTTAGGGAGTATTTCTACGGTTTGGGGCACCTTTTTTCCCTCACCTTTAAGCGAGTCAGTTAATATCTGAAGTTTCTGATTGTCACCCGGCAAATCATAAAAAAATGCAGGATTAAGGGATTCATTTTTTAGATTTAAGGGTTCATTCTTCAGCGCTTGATTGAAATGAGTTGAGCGATATTCCGAGACTGATGAAATCTCTGTTCCCAGTCCAAGTTTTAGGGGGACATCTGTTGTTAAGACTTCATCTTTCCCTAAACCTAAATTCGGCGGTTCTGGCAATTCGTCAGCCTTCGCCGTAGGCAGAAGCCCGATGGTTCCCAATACGGTTGTAAGTAAACTCAAGCTGAGTGAGGGAAACCATCCTTTCGACAGTAAAAGGTAAAAAGTAATCTTGTTGGGGAAAGTTGGACGGGTCAACTCGGAAGGATGAAGCCTGCGCTTTGTGCGGCTGGATTCTGCGTTCAATTTGTTGCCCAAATGGCTAGCATTCGGTTGGGTGGAAGGCGAAATCTCTTTCACGAATTGATGGATGATTTCATGCTTCATCCTTAATATTTCATCCTGACTGTTTGGCTTTTCTTGAGGACGTTTCATGGCTGCTGCTCCCCATAAGCGGGTGTCACGGCAAAATTCATCCGAGCCATTCCGCCCGGTTCGAGCCGCACAAGGCGTGACTGACTATTGCCTTCAATGAATTTGATGTTCGGAGCAAGGCTGTATCCCGGCAGACTGCTCAAATCCAATGTGGCTGTGCGATTGCCGGCGATGACGTTGACTAAAGAGAATAAGCCATTGGCATCGGTGGTGATGCGATTGCCGTCATCCATGAAAAGCACAGCATTCGGTACTCCCGGTTCTCCAGGTTGCTGCTGACCGTCAAAGTTTTTATCGACAAATACGCGACCGACGATAGTGGCACAGTCGGATAAAATGCCCTGCCGAATCCGGAGTTGAAAGGCCGCTAGATTGCTTCGAGGCTCCCGCGCCACATTTCTCCCATCCCCTCGGACGGCGTCGGGTGTGACCACAGACGCATAAATAATCGTGAGTGTATCCCCCGGCGCGAGATTTGGATAGGTAAAAGTGATTTGCCGATCTGCGGTTACGGCCGGAGGCAAATTCACGGGTGTGGTGGTACCGCCAGTGGTGAGTGCGCCTTGCAACGACTCTGGCAAAAACCGCACGCCTAGTGGTGGTGTGTCGGTTATCGTAATCTGATTGGCTGGAACCTGTCCGGTGTTGGTCAGTGCGAGGCGATAAATGACGGTATCACCGGGTTCAGCCGCAGCGCGATCTGCGGTTTTGACTAATTGAAGAATCGCTTGACCAGCCGTCAGTGTAGTTTCATTGGACTGAACAACGTCTGGTAAATTCCCTCCCGACGCGGAAGCGGAATTTTTGATTTCAGTTTGAGCGGTAAGCGGTGACGCACCAGCGACGAAGAATGCGGTCAGAAAAGCAGTGAAAAGCAGTTCAAAACTGCCCAACTGCGGTATTAGAAATTTCATCAGAAGGTAGCACCCTGGAATGGGTTTGATTTTATAACGTTAGAGTAGAGGCTGGATAGTAGATGCCCTGACTAACTTTTGGTAGATTTCATAGATTCTCTCAAAACAAGAGAAATCAACTTTTTTAAGAGTTTAGTAGACTCCCTGATGCTGAGCATAACAAAGGAGCTTAATCTGTAAGATGTAAGCTGCTTTTTGAAAGAGTATAACAGGCATTTACGACTAGGGTTTCAACCCGGTTGGCGACGTAAATTATCCAAGTTTATTATTGTAGAGCACCGAGAACACAATGACCTTATAGTAAGCCAGAAATCTTAGTTCTTTTGCTGCTTTCCTTCAGTTTGTTTCTGAGAGTCTCAGCAGGCCATATAAGGTATAACGTGTATACGTATTAACCTAGGTTTTGGGATTTGTGTCAATGCGTAAGTCCTAAAAAATTGTTGCCAATAACGCCGAAGAACTATCCCGTCTGATTAATTAGCTCAACGCTGAAGTTTCAGTCAAACTCAGCCACGAATTACCAAGCCATGAATGAAATATCTCTCTTGAGAGAGTTTACCAGGGATTACCAATCATCGTAAAGCCACTCCAATAGTAAGGATGGGAGAAACCTCTATCACCCACACCCATTAATTCCGTGGGCAGGGGAAACTCGCCCTCGCTGGTAAGCAACTGCTGATTTTTGATATGCACCTTTCCCGATAGCATCGCTAACTGTACTCTTCGCAGAGCCTCGGTTTTAATGGGAGCGGTTTTGAGCTGTTGGTAAAACTCACTCATTAACCCCAACGTCGCTTCATCATTGACATACCACAGACTGGCTAAGGCCGATTTAACTCCCGCTTGTATGGCTAGCCCCGCAAAGCCTAATTCCACTTCCTCGTCTCCTACCGCCGTGCGGCAGGCAGACAGCACCAATAATTCCACGGGCGGGTTCGCCCATCCCACAGACTTAAGCTGCAACGGAGCCATCTTCTGGTCTTGCAACTGAATATAAGAGTTAGCAGGTTTTCCAGGCAGAAATTCGGCATGAGTTGCTAGGTGGATAATGCCAAAGGGAGTTTTTGCCCGCTGCAACTTCAGGTTTTCTAGGGTAAAGCCTTGATTGAGGAACGATACACCTTGCCAAGCTTGGGTGATGGTGGTCAATTCTACAGGTACAGCGGGTAAAGGTCGGTTGTCTCTAAACTCACTA contains:
- a CDS encoding porin; amino-acid sequence: MKRPQEKPNSQDEILRMKHEIIHQFVKEISPSTQPNASHLGNKLNAESSRTKRRLHPSELTRPTFPNKITFYLLLSKGWFPSLSLSLLTTVLGTIGLLPTAKADELPEPPNLGLGKDEVLTTDVPLKLGLGTEISSVSEYRSTHFNQALKNEPLNLKNESLNPAFFYDLPGDNQKLQILTDSLKGEGKKVPQTVEILPKNASAESSVLPSLNIDSTAIDAQRQADRRLHASEDSVSRSEILKSQESGATEQPQHTLASERQAEEQPENLGESARKPPILTLTDDPNRVRILSPSLALKQNDAPATAPAGLAPGTVRILTPQSGVTDNPSTNLVIQYNASDSVQVSVNQKPLDPKTATQQNRDEAQNLINQAWYNIPLKEGDNTLTVQAGNGAPVSIQVVVQKTALKLEFAPVGDPRVSADGRSTLTLSGRITDEKGQLLSEDSLVTLTATAGQFVGADQDKDQPGFQVMARGGQFSAQLQSSLEAQKVRIRAALVEPKENIGTAQGSIRSQGETGNSSARYSESSNLPLSAASPAAVAQTPLEAYTQVEFVTNLRPSLVSGVINLRIGPSGTNFWGRRRDFLNPETIDDGTEFDLQGAVFATGRIGEWLFTGAYNSSRNLNETCDGITRLFRGPQFCEQQYPVTGDSSTVDYLTPSIDSVYLRFERNAGLGKEPDYVMWGDYNSNEFARESQLFTATTRQLHGFKGNYNFGNLQLTAMFSRNLQGFQRDTIAPNGTSGYYFVSRRRLVPGSENIFIETEEANRPGTVISRKPLGRGADYEIDYDRGTILFRRPVLATEFAFFDAPLSEAGAGSTLLVRRIVVTYQYEGGIESDDTNLYAGRVQYNFSQAFQRESWLAGTYLRQEQGIQDFELYGADFRLALGTNGQIIGEVAHSENDSLFRGNVSGSAYRLEANATILPGLLGRAYYRSVEENFSNDATLSFTPGQTRYGAAIAYSLGSSTTLRAGYDYEENFGVSPLVRTDFFDLFNPGVAVPPGTGVNNSLTTISAGVQQKIGNAALSVDFVNRDREDRVGNVFTGSASQLVSRLGLPISESLTFLAQNELSLGDNDPLYPNRTTLGMDWRAYKGVTLRLAHQFFDGGILGNDSITSLDTILSHNIWDNTTITGRYSVISGFNGVTGQGAVGLNHRWAVSPGLLVNLGYEHTFSNSGIPTAAGVRFAQPYTVGQTASSLALLGGDVFNIGVEYTDNPDFKASARLEHRMGSGNNNTVFSIAGAGKLSPSLTLLARYEQANFANQLIEGLKDTANLRVGLAYRDPNSDRWNALMRYEYRKNPSTIPETLLFGSGTGSTEHLLAGEAIFAPSWRWEFYGKGAVRYSDTDLANNFSNSSTIFLTQLRAAYRLNYRMDLAVEGRWIGQDSPSYSETGFAVETGYYVTPDLRLALGYSFGGVDDRDFTGYRSKGGVYFNLTFKVNELFGGFGRQRVVPPQQQESLTKPVANEQAPDTPGTQSSRPSNTTSEE
- a CDS encoding DUF11 domain-containing protein; translated protein: MKFLIPQLGSFELLFTAFLTAFFVAGASPLTAQTEIKNSASASGGNLPDVVQSNETTLTAGQAILQLVKTADRAAAEPGDTVIYRLALTNTGQVPANQITITDTPPLGVRFLPESLQGALTTGGTTTPVNLPPAVTADRQITFTYPNLAPGDTLTIIYASVVTPDAVRGDGRNVAREPRSNLAAFQLRIRQGILSDCATIVGRVFVDKNFDGQQQPGEPGVPNAVLFMDDGNRITTDANGLFSLVNVIAGNRTATLDLSSLPGYSLAPNIKFIEGNSQSRLVRLEPGGMARMNFAVTPAYGEQQP